The following nucleotide sequence is from candidate division WOR-3 bacterium.
ATTACATAAGGGATTTAAGTAAACATGGAACATGGCTTAATCATAATAAAATTGAAAAGGGTAAATTTTATGAGCTTAAAGATGGAGATGTTATTATTTTGAGTAAAAGAGAAGCTGTTTTAATTTGTCGGTTAAATTATGAGCCTGGGCAAACATTTGATTATATTGAGTTTAGCCAAACTCAAATTGAAAACTTCGTAGATAAAACTGCGAAAGATAATATTATCTTTGAAAAGGAAAAAAGGAAAGTAAAAATTCACAACAAAGAATATGAGCTAAGTGGAAGGGAGTTAAAACTTTTTGAAATACTATACGAAAATAGAAACAAGGTAGTAAGTGTAGAAGCCATCATCAATTACATATGGCCTAAAAGAGCGGTTTCAGACCGTTATGTAGTAACTCCCGAGGAAGTAAGGCAGGTTGTCTACAGACTTAGAAAACGTTTAGATCCTTATGGGAATAAGTATATAAGAACTTTAAGAGGTGAAGGTTTTTTACTTGAGATACCAGAGTAGATTTTCCCTATGAGGGTTGCTATGGCTTAAAAAAGTATCTTTAAGCTCTCATCTTTAATGGAATAAAAAATAGGGAGGAAATAAATGGGTATTCTTAAAGTTCCATATGTAATAGAACAGACACCTGCAGGAATAAGACATGTAGATATCTATTCTCGGCTTCTTTCTGAAAGGATGATTTTTCTTACTGGCGAGATTAATGATG
It contains:
- a CDS encoding FHA domain-containing protein is translated as MEKHNFLVVLEGEPYEKNECLPLPDFEKIILGRSQGQHKADISFDSLYISRIHAEIQCINGKYYIRDLSKHGTWLNHNKIEKGKFYELKDGDVIILSKREAVLICRLNYEPGQTFDYIEFSQTQIENFVDKTAKDNIIFEKEKRKVKIHNKEYELSGRELKLFEILYENRNKVVSVEAIINYIWPKRAVSDRYVVTPEEVRQVVYRLRKRLDPYGNKYIRTLRGEGFLLEIPE